In Penaeus vannamei isolate JL-2024 chromosome 21, ASM4276789v1, whole genome shotgun sequence, the DNA window atcatatcatttttataatcatcaatatcattattgtaatcatcaatatcatcattattatcatcaatatcattaaaatcatcattactgtcagcattattatcatcattattatgatcgatTTCATGGAGGTCaagatcattatcactgatatcattattattctgtaaATCTGCTTTTCCTCTAAACAGGctcagaatgattttttttttcttatcatttttatttctttgctttatgTTTgtaacctttattatcattatcattatcgtcctttttGTAGAGATttaggaataatgaaaaatacatttatatacattcgtTGACTCGTTCTAGGGAGCGATTGGAATATATTTTGACAAAGCTGCAGATAATCGCCGAAAAAACGCGAAAATTATAAAATCATTTGAAAAAATACGTTCAATCTGGATATGAAGATGACCCCGCCCCCTCACGAATTTAATCGTGCGGCTGGCAAGGGTGTAACACGATCGAAAGTTGATAAGGATATTGTCTTCATAATTTGAGTTGTAGTGTTTGAATTATGCGTTTAAAGTGttcttcatttcatatttatatttcacaTAGCTCATAAATCATAACAGTACCAACACAAGAGATCGAAAAATTGAAATATCTGTCGGGTTTTATATTTCTCTTGCTACTAGTTACGTCgttagggaaagagaagaaatccTAAGGCTTATATATAGAGTACGAAGTAAATTTTATCCAAGTAACAGCTCGGGTAAATTGTATATCTACGCACATTAATCTGATGTAATTTGCTTGAAAATCGAGGATTATTGGAAGAAAGCAATGCATTCGCCATGACATGCCCTCctgcactttttttcttttttttttttttttttttttgcatattacattaaataaaataatgaaatttaaTCTAATAGCAACATGAACATGAATATAAAACgtctatgaaaatgataatgttattaaaccGCGTATATAAATAACCAATAATTTTCTTTAGTTTAGAAGACTAACCTCTGAAAGTTCGATTTTAGGTTATGTTCACAGAGGTGCTAAGCAATTTCATTTAATTATCAGAAACGAAATTGGAAGATCGATAAAGTCATTCTTACTTTATATAATGTACGAGAACTGTGAAGGTTTTTCTTTGTGAAAGTTGCACAACAAAATGAACATTGTTTTATTGCAAAAAAATGAGGAATTTTGAATAAAGTAGTTGGCAACTCAACGCTGTCAACACCAGCCCGTGAGACATATATTCTTTCGCCTTTTTGCTTGTTTCTAGCCTTGCCAAATAGAACATCGTAAATTAGGTTATAAAgagtataaaacaaataaaacagggtATAAAATAAGAACATAAAATCCAAAAATTGGAAACAGGATATAAAGTAAATTGCGACCTTCGTCAACTCTATCCAGGCAACTTTATTCAAGCGTTTCTTCGCAAGTAAACCACTTAAACGCAACTCACTTCTGGCTCTCATTAAGGACTTCTTTGTTTGCAAGAGAACTACCTTGATTCTACCCTCGCCTTTCGTTTTTATCTTCGCGATGGCCATAGAAATCGGATGATAATATTCCATTTTAGAAGACTTATTTTCTCTTCGAGCTTGTAAGGAAGAGTGATGAGGGAGATggtatataaaggaataaatgaaaataaaaaaatccgtcATCCTTTTATACTTACTCTCCTTaactctccttatccttcttatcatttttctttggGTACATTCACGAAGAGTGATGAGGGAGATGgtatataaaagaatgaataaaaataaaaaatccgtcATCCTTTTATACttactctccttatccttcttatcaCCTTAACtctccttatcattttctttgggTACATTCACGAAGAGTGATGAGGGAGAtggtatataaaagaataaatgaaaataaaaaaaatccgtcATCCTTTTATACTTACTCTCCTTaactctccttatccttcttattcttttttctttgggtaCATTTACgattacataaatgtgtgtatttacaaaacCCAACTTAACAGAATCAAAAGCTATCTTTTAATGTTAGCATGGGATGTCCTCAACTTCTTATTGACTAAATTAAATTAACTCTAATCGTAATTATATCTGTATTGCTTCCCAGAAAGAAATTATCCAtcaggaataaaagaaagggataaaagagaaagaatgataagagaaagaTGCATAAATCGAgtaaaatagagacagacacgAGTTTTAACGACGTAACAGGTTAACTGCAATTGGAAAACGAGCGACAAACACAGGCAGTCATTCTTGTCAGACATCACAATACCTGAAATTAGAGAATAAAACAGTAACGAAACTCGTAGTAATGGCGAGCTATCATGAGCTAATAACACTGTCATCTTGAGTtgaaattgttgttattaaagatttttttttttttttttttttttttttttaatgcattttctctgtcttttttcccacAGATTTTCCGTGTTTCGTTCAACGGTTTTCtgtcgttttcattatttctttttctttctttctttttttttcttctctgcggCTTCTTCGACTTCctactcttattctttttccttttttatcgttatgattaatattgttgttgttattgatattgttattataataataattagtagtagtagtattgttataattattactattagtgatatagtttttatgattattaatattaccattgttatcattgcaataatgattattattattacagttattatcaatcattagcattaatatacttactattatcgtcatcatcatcattcctattattgttattattattatcattattattattattattattattattattattattattattattattattattattattattattattattattatcattattattattattattattattattattattattattattattattattattattattattattattattattattatcattatcattattattattattatcatcatcatcatcattatcattattattacaaatattaccattattatcattaacgttaatactatcattatcattgttattgttttggctatgatcattattattatcatttttgttatgattgttattataattgtcatcattatgatcattatcattagtattattactactattattactactactattactatcatcatcatcattataaccttcATCAACATTATACCTATCAtcgttatagctattattatcgttatcattaatattaccattcatACTTACATGGCAACAGTAACAGCTACGTGTCCTTTCTCACTGttaccaccatttccaccactcccccaatacccccctcccctcctcccaccactcccACATCATTacttaccaccattaccaccactcccccctcaataccccctccccccactcccatctcAATACCCCCCTTCCACCACTTCCACACCATTATTTACCACTAtttccatcaccccccccacattaccctctcccccccacttccagaccattaccaccatttccacaactcccctcccccactcccacaccattACTTACAACAATTACTACCATCCCCCcctaatacccccctccctccccacttccacaCCATTACTTACCACTatttccacccccccacccccacttccacacCAGTACTTACAACCATTTTCACAACTCCTCCCCTcaatacccccctacccccccccccacacttccacACCATTACCACCAATTCCACAACTCCCCTcccagtaccccctccccctcctccccaacttccacaccattaccaccatttccACAACTGCCCACCCCccacattaccccctccccccacttccacacTATTACTTACCACCATTTCTACCcgcccaatacccccccccccccacttccacaccattaccaccatttccacaactctccccccccaataccccctccccccactcccacaccattaccaccatttccACAACTCTcccccccaataccccctccccccactcccacaccattaccaccatttccACAActgcccaccccctctccccaatgccccgtccccctccccccacttccaccacAAGAGGACACTCGCCACAACCTCTTCCCGCCGCCGCTTCCTCCTCAATTTATGCGTCTGTGTCATTATCgcattttttcttacttcttcctctgttctctttggtctcgttccttttttctgttcgtatatttctcttttttttcgttttttttaaattcttttttgtcttttatctttgttgcattttcttcttcttctgttttcccttcttctttctcctcctttgtagtctcttttttactcttctttattgtctatctctttcattattttttattattctttctctcctcctttcagtgttcttcttttacttctttctcatattcctctgtctttcccctctctttatcttcttccttttctttctctccctcctctattttttcccttttccttccaccttcgtctccctctgctcttcttctctcttcttcctctttttatttgctttgtctcttttccttcctacGTCTACTTCTTTCGTTATTCTTCattctactttcttctcttcctttctacttctcatattccctctcttctcccttctcctctctccctgctttatctttccttccttctacttatttctcttcttttaccttttttttgtctctatcaaTAATCCTATGGATTTTTTTCAAAAATTGCTCTATTGCAATATTATGCTGAAGGATTTTAAGGAAATTTTATACGAACAGGCAACAGATCaattcaatgaaaaaaaagaaaatatatccatAGGATTATtaatagagacaaaaaaaggtaaaagaagagaaataagtaaaaggaaagaagaataaagcaaagaaagagaaggaagaagagagggaatatgagaagtagaaaggaagagaagaaagaaaaaagtgtgaaGAATAATACAGATGATTAATTTAATTGCCGTGGaaaaatgtagtaataataagaataagagtgataatgataatgataatggtgatgatgataataatgatgttaatgataatgaaatgatagtaatgataatgctaataataatattgataatgctgataataataatgatcataataattatggcgataatgatagtaatgataatgataataatcataatgataataacaacaatgatgataatgataatagtaataataatgataatgataataataatgacgatgaaaaaataataacaatgaaaaagataccgacaatgataataatgataaaaataatggtgatgataatgataatgatgataatgataagaataagattatctttcctatcattaccactacttatgttcttattactgctattaatataattttttatcatcattacatcatctaTGTAATGACTTAGTATtgggtttatcattattatgattatcattaccatcattatcactgttactagcatcatcatcttatctttatcactatcctctccataatcctcatcataatcattatcattattaccatcatcataattatctgcgtaaaaaatataaataagaaataaaaagaataaaaaatattagaaattaaTCAATTTTATCCACTAATTACTGCAATTAAATCAGATCATGAAATACCCCCACTATCTCCACCCTTGATACATAATCAATGCCTTAATTTGGGCCTATAATGAGATCGAATAAGAGGAAATTGCCCCTAAGGCTCAATGTCGCTTTGTAAAACATATGATTATCGACCTAATGGAGACTGAAGTGGAGTGATTAATATTGAGTCGGTAATTCGGGTGTTTTAGGGGCAAGAAGGTGTTAAGTGACAAGGTGTTgcgtacatggatatacatggatgtatactgatatgcgtgtgtatgtcatATGGATAGAaacaaaacatgatgataatgctgctgctaataatgataatattattaataacaataataatgataataatgataatagtaataataatgatgatgatgatgataataataataataataataataataataataataataataataataacagcaacagcaacaataataatgataataatgataatgataatgataataataataataataatgcgaataataatgataaaaaatgataagttaatgatgaggataattgataataatagaatagcaaagataatgaaatgataataataatattaataataataacaataataataataataataatgatgataataatatataatatcaacccactactacttctactactattaatgataatgataacaatattagaataataagagcaataataaaaagtattaataaaaacaataataataataataatgatagaataatgatgataataacaataataatgataataataatgataatgataataataacaataatgataataatgataataataattataatgataataataataataataataataataataataataataataataataataataataacaacaataataataataataataataataataataataataataataataataataataataataataataataataataataataacaataataataataatgatgataacaatgataatgataacaatgatagtaataataataaaaagaatatgatagtaactataatgataatattcatactgACGATTCAAATAATTGATAGAGCAGTATAGTAATgaactgataatagtaatcatatcaataacaatgataataatgataatgataacataaggataataatagcaatgataataattattatcatgataatgaaactaatgatgataatgatgatgatgatgatgataataataatgataataatactgacaaaggtgatgatgataataacaataatgataataatcataatgataataataataagattattgatagaacaatacgtacacacacacacacacacacacacacacacacacacacacacacacacacacacacacacacacacatacacacacacacacacacacacacacacacacacacacacgcacgcacccctcccccacacacgcacacacacacacacacacacacacacatacacacacacacgcacacacacacacactgcacttgAGGGTCAAGAATGCTTGATGATTGTTTACATTGTGAAGTATAAACAAGAAGCGAGTGTTTATATGACTCAAAGCGAAACAATGAGAAGACAATTTTCtgataatgcatttctttcttttatttgctctctcgtttattctctctttctctatctatttatctgtctatttatctctctctttctttctttctttctctctctcactctctatctctctttctctcactctctatctctctttctctcactttctttctttctctctctcttactttttctttctctctctcttactctttctttctctctctctcattctaattctttctttctctctctcactctattttttttctctctctttatatttttttctctcattctatttctctctctctctctctctctctctctctctctctctctctctctatatatatatatatatatatatatatatatatatatatatatatatatatatatatatatatatatatatatatatatattttttttttttttttttttttttttttttttttttatccatctacacacaactctctctctccttcaaacaatttatcaatctgtctatttatctatccatttatttcgtTTCATGTATAGTACATATTGCTCTCTCTtttgatctatatctatatctacctatatctatatgtatgaaggGCACTTATTTAAGATTAATGCTGACCACTTCCCCTTATCCTAAGGTGGCTTAATTTTCAAAAGCCTTAATATATTTAATCTTTATAGGTCATGTGTTGATTTTTAGTTCTTAATTCGTAACGTTTTTTTGTTACAGTGATGAAAGTGCAGTAATGTGTGAACATAGAACCAGCGGATTATCGAGTAGTGATCAGGTTTTTAAAGTCAAATCTATGGAAGCATTTTGACTCACCACTTTTTCACCACCTCCCAAAAAGGCACATATCACCCCCTTTGCTGGCATGGTTAAACTCACAGTCTTTTGGGAACAGCATGGAGtggtgatgatggatttcctggcagaAGGTACTGCAGTTGCTGGGGATTACTACATTACGCTGCTACAGAAAGTGCGAGAGGTTTTCAAAGCGAAGAGGTGCAGGGTGTTGACCAAAGGTGTCTGCCTCCTTCAGGACAGCGCCCTTGTTCCCAACCCTCACATTGCTCAGATGAAAGCGCTGTTCTttggctacgacatccttcctcatcctcctttttctcctgacGTCGCACCATCTGGCTTTCACCTCTTtccacccataaaaaaaaaatcgaaggggAAACGTCTCCAAAAAGAGACACTGATATCTGAAGTCGCTTTATGGCTTCAAACGCAACCTGCAGATTTCTACAAGCGAGGAGACCAAAGCTGCAAAAAACGATGGGACAAGTGTGTCACTCTCGGTGGGACCTTGGTACTCTTGGTACGATTTTTCATTCCTGTATTTCCATGGGACATTATAGGAATCAGCGGAATGAGAAAGCCAGTTGAAGGGATCACAGAATTGAACAGTAAACACCCTATATAGCAAAGGAAATGACGCACAACAAGGTGTGGGTTTCCTGGACGACAAGAAGCACAACAGTAACATGGGTAGATTCAGTGTCCAATCAAGTAAAGTCGCTGCACTTACCCTCAGGATCTGAAAGGGATACAGAGTGAAAACCATGCAGGTATACGCCCCAACCTCCACCACTAGTCGAGAATACCTTGACATATTGTACGACGACCTTCACACTGCAGCCAACAGAGACAAAGCTCAGACGAAGACTGGCTTGGCCCCTTTGATGTTCTTGTCCATTTTGCGACTGAACTCAACTTCAAGATCATGAACACCTACTTCAAGAGAAAGagcaacaaatgaaacaaaagaagcccaaatattgaaaattattgaaatcgaTTACATCCTCTCAGATCAAATCTATTACCGTCGACATAATAAGAAGACgaacgagaatgagaaaaaggaggtgaagggactataaaaaaacagaaaaggaggaaaaaggacatAGTGATAATAGCGAATACAGGAGAAATTGatagaagaatgagggaagagggagatgataaaaacaacaaagacagtcGTTGATGAAACTGACCATTACATCTACCTAGAACAACTCATTTTGTTCACTTTTGCATCAAAGGAACAATAGATCAAGCGTCgaatcaccatatatatatatatgtatatatgggctgGCAGGATTTCGAGAGACCCATTTCTGTATTCCAAGATAAGAAAGTGGCGATTATGCCGAAAAGAAGAATTTATTACCAGTGCATCTTGCCAACAGAAACGTGGAATCCTAGAACGAATCGAATGAATAAAATTACGCTCAGAACGATGCTGAATGCCAtctagaaagacaaaaaaaaaaaaacaaaacaaaaaaaaaaaaaaaaaaaaaaacagctaagcGAATACATCAAACAAACCAAATTACTTGACATCCTAGAGACACTAAGCATACTAAACTGGACAGGACACGCGTGGCGGCGAACGGACAAAGGCTGGACATCACGCATAGGATTGGACCCCGCGAGGACAGGATAGATCGAGGACAGGATAGGAAACCCGCCGGATCACTGGCACCGGAAGGCTCAGGACAGAGCGACGTtatccaacaacggattttaagaggatgaaagaatagaataaaagatatatatatatatatatatatatatatatatatatatatacttacacttatatatatgtatatatacatatttatacatacatatatatatatgtatatatatatatatatatatatatatatatatatatatatatacttacacttatatatatgtatatatacatatttatacatacatatatatatatatatatatatatatatatatatatatatatatatatatacttacacttatatatatgtatatatacatatttatacatacatatatatatatatatatatatatatatatatatacttacacttatatatatgtatatatacatatttatacatacatatatatatatatatatatatatatatatatatatatatatatatacatacatatatatacataaatatatatatatatatatatatatatatatatatatatatatgtatatatatgtatatatatatgtatatatatatgaatatatgtgtatatacatatatatatatattatatacatatatatatatattatatatatttatatatatacatatatatacacattatatatatacatatatatgtgtatatatatatatatatattatatatatgtctatatatatatatctatatatctatatctatatatatacatatatatatatatatatatatatatatatgtatatatatgtatatatatacttatttatatgtatatatatacttatatatatgtatatatatatatatatatatatatatatatatacatatatatatatatatatatatatatatatatatatatatacatatatatatatgtatatatatacttatatatatgtatatatgtatatatatatatatatatatatatatatatatatatatatatatatatatatatatatatatatatatgcatatgtatgtgtgtatgtatgtatatatatatttatatatttacaagtattcatatatatatatatatatatatatatatatatatatatgtttatatatatatatatatatatatatatatatatatatatatgtttatatatatatatatatatatatgtatatatatatatatatatatatatatatatatatatatatatatatatatgcatatgtatgtgtgtatgtatgtatatatatatatttatatatttacaagtattcatatatatatatatatatatatatatatatatatatatatgtttatatatatatatatatatatatatatatatatatatgtttatatatatatatatatatatatatatatatatatatatatatatatatatatatatatatatatgtgtgtgtgtgtgtgtgtgtgtgtgtgtgtgtgtgtgtgtgtttatgtatttatgtatatatatatacatacatacccttcccgtttctctctctttccttttctcactcactccctcctccctcctgcctccctctgtctctctctctctctctctctctctctctctctctctctctctctctctctctctctctctctctctctctctctctctctctctctccctccctccctctctctctctctctctctctctctctctctctctctctctctctctctccctctccctctctctctctctctctctctctctctctctctctaaagttaCGTGTCAAACTCCATCCCTTTCGTGTTGGGACTAATTGGTGCTAATGTGTAACTCTGATAGGTCAATTCCTGTCCTAACTTGACCTCACATTGACCTCCCTCCTATctaccccctcgcccctcccatgTGACCTCATATCTTCGGGTCCGACCTGTCAACATGTCAAGAATTGAAAAAGTTCTAAAATAagtcatctacccccccccccctacctcccctcatccctacctCCCCAATCTTGTCccttaaagaaaaaatgaagcagtcctccctcctcctcctacccccctccccccccccccccccccctctctgataTGTCACTTGGCCAAAATTCACACAAGTTCACCTTTCTTGACCTCACTTCGCCTTGACCTTTGTTCTCTTCTCTAAAGGTCTTTGTTCTGTGTTGAATAAGGTTTTGATATCATGATTAGTTTATAGAAAATGAagaatttattgatattttttcatcatttatt includes these proteins:
- the LOC138865582 gene encoding histone-lysine N-methyltransferase SETMAR-like; this translates as MVKLTVFWEQHGVVMMDFLAEGTAVAGDYYITLLQKVREVFKAKRCRVLTKGVCLLQDSALVPNPHIAQMKALFFGYDILPHPPFSPDVAPSGFHLFPPIKKKSKGKRLQKETLISEVALWLQTQPADFYKRGDQSCKKRWDKCVTLGGTLVLLVRFFIPVFPWDIIGISGMRKPVEGITELNSKHPI